In Elephas maximus indicus isolate mEleMax1 chromosome 16, mEleMax1 primary haplotype, whole genome shotgun sequence, the sequence TCGTCATTGAGAAATCTAATTGCCATTCTGACTTTATTTAGTTTGTGAATGGCTTGGTCTTTTGTCTGGaggatgtgaggatttttttttttttttttggtctttttttaagCCTAATGATTTTACGGGGTATGTTTTGGAGTTAACCATTTGGGTCAATTTTCGTTTTACACTTGAGCCTTTTCAATATGAAGATTCAAGTCAgctgttgttgcaggatttttttttttttgtattatagtTTATGTATtaaatttgttttattgtttatattcttttttagGGACTTTATATGGGACCTTCTTTGTCTGCTGTACAACCACTTCCTCTCTTatccttttaaattattttattttccttttcttggctgttttcttgcctttcctCAGTGTCCTCTATTAAATGTTCACCAGGAGCTAGTCTTCCTTGGGTATCTTGTCATTTAGTCTTTGATTCTAAAATGATTTAGTTGTTTCCTTTagattattttctgggttttgtcAGGTCTcattttatatctatttttttgtccattttgtcttgaatttttgtatttcttgtacAGTGGCTTTGTATGGATTTGTTCTgcctttttctgtttattttctgttctttttttttttttaattttcttgagcaAACATTGGTAGTTGTATGTAGACAGAGTGAGGATATTGGGTGGGAAAACAAGTTTCTTACTTAAAAAGCACCCTCTTCTGTTGGTAGAGTGGCATGCAGCTGTTTAAATCAGTGGCACCCTTTTTGAGGAGAGAGAGGTTGGTGTGCTTTCTGATTTTGTGATTCCCTTTTGTTTCTCTAGGACCCTTTCTTTCCCCCCTCTGAACTTCTCTCTTTGCCTTCACTATCAGGTGCCCAAGAAGCATCATCTTCCAACTTGTCCCTTTTTTCCCCAAGAAGTGATACCTTCTTGAACTTACTTCCTCAGGTCCTGAAGAATTTCAAGTCACTTTCTTTTGATTTCCTAATAGCCAGTGTTTGATAGATCTTAGATCTCTTTTCAGTATTTTCATAATCAAGTGGAATTTTCTCTTTTGGGGGCTCCACACTCCTGCTTGTCTCTCACTACAGGCATAGACTTTGTAGTTGAGTCTGCAAGATTTGGGTATTTTCCCACTTTCAGGTACTGTGAAGTATTTGTGAAACTTCAAAGTTTGCTCCTGGATTTGCTGAAGGCACAGGGTATGTGtgattatctttgcttttttttgttgatctGTGTGGTTTTTTGGAGGATGCATGAAGAAATTCAGATTTAGGCAACTGTCATTAGTCTCTGGTAACCCAAAAGCCATTACCTTCATGtttgaagaatatttttgttGGGCATAAAATTTCATGTTGGCAAGACAATGGTCTAAGAATAAAAGCAGTCAGCTCATCTCTCCATGGTTCTTTCCTCCTTGGAATCCTAGCTCCTCCAGTTCTCCCTACCTTAACAGCTGTGCACTGAATTGTCTAGCTTTTCTTATTGTGCTAGCTGGGAGTGTTGGTTTGTCATCAGGTATCTCATCCTACCCTGATGCCTGCTGGTTatcattttggttgtttttaagaGCTAAGGCTTCTCAACTTTATCCataatataattaatttttgATACCTTTATCAAAGCCTGCTATGTTGGGGCTCTCCAAGACCACCCCTGGGTTTGATGGTTCACTGGAGTTCTCCAAAGACTAGCGTATAATCATATTCATGGCTAAAATTTATTACAGCagaaagatacaaagaaaaatcagcaaagggaaaagacTTATGAGGTGGGGTCCGAAGGAAGCCAGGCACAAGCTTCCAAGAGTCCTATCCCACTGGATTTCCACAGGATATGCCTAATTCCTCCATCAATGAGTTGTGACAAAATGTGTGAAGTGTTGTCTACCAGGGAAGCTCATTAGTATCTAGGATTTGTACTGGAGACTGGTCACACAGGCAGCCTCTGCTAAGCACATATCAACATTCTAGACTCCCAGAAGAAAAGCTGCTGTTCAACATGAACCACATTGTTTGTACAAATAGCCTAGCTTAGTGAGTCACTCTTATCAGGGCAGTGAGAACCTTCCCCAAATCCAAGTCCCTATAAGCCAGCCAAGGGCCAACCTTGCAAGTAAGCCTTTTCAAGGTTAGCAGTTTACGCCTGTTTACTCTTCTGAACACCTACCTAGCCATACACTTGTTCACCCTACTAGGAAGTGTTTTTAAGGACTTAAAATAGGTTTGCAGTGTCATACCTAAGATAATCAGTTTTCTTCTCAGTAAAACTCTAACAGATAATTTGtagtgaggaaaacaaaaatattatttgtCTTTAACATTCTTGGAAAATGAGACCCAATAAGGGAGAtagtaaaattattttcagtcATAAGCTtaaggttttcattttttaaaacatttcgaATTGAAGTAATCACAATGCTAATATGGTAagtaacattttctttcttcacttttatttttaatgggcAGAGAAAATGACTTATGTAAAAGAAAAGGAATTATGTATTCACTCTTTTCTTTTAGCCTAAGAAAGCTGTTAAGGTAAAACCTCGTCCGCCTCTAGCTCCTCGACCTTCTAGTGGTTCCACGGCAGCAGCTCGCCGTAGATTGTTGAGGGTTCTCCCCCACATCGGACAGTCTTGCTTACCTTCTCCTGGGAATACATATCTACCTGAAACTTCCAAGAATGCGCTTTCAAGTTTGGCGACTCTGCTCCCTGCTGATAAACCCATATCATCTATCACTAGTGATTTTCTTAAGGAAGATGATAACTGGGAGAGTAACACACTGTCTCATTCCAATGGTAGCATCAAACTACCACCTCAGATACCTCATGTGGAattcaaaaatgacaaagagtttACTGATTCTGTCCTCCATCTTGGGTCATCCCTGTCTAGGCGAACAGAACACTTTTCAGGAAGCTTGCCATCTAATAATGAGGATGACACTGTCTTATTTCCAACTACAGAACCATGTGTTACTGAAGAATCCCTTCTACCTAAAGTGGGTTCATTTGCTTCGTTAACAGAAGGAAACTCTAATGAACAACAGAGCAGTGGCTTAGAAGGTCTATGGAAGGTAAATCCAGAGCTCCTACTCACTAATGGTGATAAAGGACTGACAGCTACAGAACAACACCTTAAACATGTTGCAAGAGTGTTGAGTGGTGAGTCAGTAGAAACTacagttcttaaccaccgtgAATTAAGCCCTCACAAGAATAGACTCTTGTCACCTCTTCGCTGTTCTGCACCAATGTCGCTGCATAATTCTCTGGTGAAACCACAAAGACAGCCCAAATGTTTAGAATCTGGGAACCTCCAGTCTTCTGCTTCACAAAATGTGCTCCGTTCACTGGATGTTCGAAATATAACTGATTGTTCTTTCTCTAGGACTACTCGCTTTCGAGGTGTTAAAGTTGATTCACCTGGGAAAAGGTCTGATATTATTTCTAAAGTTGAGGCTCGGGATATTACAGAAATGGCCAACAAGGCTTCCAAAGAGCCCGTTGGTTGTGTAAATAATATAGGTTTTCTTGCTTCGCTGGCCCGGAGCGCAAGCAGAGACAGTTTACAGAGCACGTGTGGGGCAGGCAGGCTTCGAGCTTCTGGAATTGGGCTATCTACAGACCTCCAGCATTTTCAGGAAGAAAGCCTTAGGAAAAGCTCTCCCCAGTTAGAGCCCACAGATTTCTTTCTAGTAAGTACTTCCTTTTCAGCATGCTTCACCACTTACCATTATATTGATTCAGCATATTTAAAGTTCCTTTTTGTTTATATAAATAAGGAGgctgagggttgaattttttttcattcttataaATGTCTCTTAAAATTATGCAGTTTGTAGAAAAGATATTTTAACAGTTGACttgtaaataatattttagtcCTAAATTGAGAACTgtaatttggaaaataatttcattaaacaatttgtcattatatttttaaatgctaaagatttttgttgctgtttttcccAAATAAGAACTTTTATTTGAGCCATcaaattttattctcttaaagATATATAAGCAGAATATTGCTAGATGTCAGAATCAGGTTCCAAGTTAATTAAACAAATtagattaaataattttaaatgaaagCCTGATCATATTTTggtaataaaataatacaaatttctTATTTGGTGATCTCTTCTTCTATTCTTCATTGACTCACCTCTGCAGATGTTTTGTGTTTTCATTGTAGTCAGCCCGTGGTATTGGAATAAGTGGAAATAATGCAGCAGCAGGAAAAAAAGTAGGTAAGCAACAGGTATTTTGAAAATGGCATAAGGCTAATCACATCATTACACATACTGTTGAATTTTCAAAGAGAAATTGGGAGAACATTCTTTGTGGTATGTACAGAGTAAATGTTCTCCCTAaactttttccacttaagcaaATGATTATGGGAACTAGCCATAGGAGAtacatggaaaataaaacaaagatagaAACTGAGGTTTCTGTTTCCTAGAAGAGGTATGGCCTATgtgaaaagacatgaaaaatgAACAACAGGTAGTTCCCAACCCATAGTTACTACTGAGCTATTGAGCTGTTGAGCCACAATGGGCTGTTGAATGGGCTTTGAGGAGTTACCCTAGAAAGGTCCAATACCTGCGTGGTGGAAAGAAGCTCTTTTTGATGAACTGGTTATTTCTGTATCAGAGAAAGAACTAGCTCTTTCCAAGGCACAGTAGCAGAAATGAGTATAACTTTAGCACTTCTTCTACCAGTAATAGCACCTTAAATGTGCACCACCTGGTCATTATTCCTGAGGTGGAAGGAGTCATTGCTGTCATCTTCTGATTTTTAATACCCAGGCCGGGAACAGGAAACTCATTTCCAAACATGTACCACCTTGGTAGCCCAAAGTATTAAAGGGTGCTTTTACATAATGTGGCTTTCTTGtgagttttatgtttttaaagaaatacttaaTGTTTGTGTTCATTCTTATGTAAGGCTCCAAAATTATGACGTCTTAATATACCCACTTTTAATGTCATAGTTGTTATTTTTCCTTGACTTACACTGAAGTCTCTCCCATCCTAACTCACGCCTAAGCCTCTTGGAAGTTTGCATTCACCTGTCTCTACTCTCTTAGCTCTAATTCAGGCCTTCACTGCTTTCTGTACTTCCACTCTTACTGCTTCTCTGAAATTGCCATTCTGAGGTCACCAAAGATCTCCATATTTTTAAATACAGTGCACGCTTCTGTACCCTTATCTTACTTGATTGTGTGGCCCTCCTGGAAAtacttttgagttttttttttttaagctctgggCTATCAGATTATTATAGATTTTtggcttgttttggttttttaacttcagttttctcattttaccAGCAGTCTGCTTGTCCCCAGATATATCCTCAGTTTGGTTGAATTCATTTAGGCTTAAGGCATCAGCTGTCACCTGTACTGATGATTGCCCAAACTAGAGCTGTTTAATTTTCTGCCATTTCCTCTTATAGTAATAactatgtctttttttctcttgcttctgAATTACCTAGAAGAGTCTGTCCTACTTGGTGTAAGTTCCCCCACTGGTCCTCTTGTTTTTTCCACTGTAGAGTCTCCCTGGGTAACATTATCCATTCTTATCCGTTTGTGATAGTTTCAgccttcatttttttacagatgactaCCAAACTTGCATCTAGAACACTAATAATCAATTACTTCTTTGGCTGCCTTTTCTGTTGGGTGAGTGCTTATAGATCATTGTGTTAGATTATTAGACTAGGAAATGTCTCCTAAGTGCGTTAATCCCAAGATATTTCATCCTGTTCTGAAAAGCAACTCCACAGTAGAATTTTTATATTGACTTTTTGCTTTTTCATGTGCTTGATACACATTTGAGAGAAGGCTTCAGAGAGGAGTTGCTGATTGATGATGTCTTACAGGATAAGTAGAATTCTGCCAGGTTGACAAGGTGGAGTTGAACACTTTAGAAGAAGAGACTTCAGATGTGAATGGCCTGGTGCATCATTTAGGTTGGATGTGATGTGATCAATGGCAAGAAATGACTCTGGAAAGTTAGGCAGGTATCCTGTCGAatatgtaaaaccttgaaagTCAGTCCAAGGAATTTGGATTTTTCCAATTGGTGGCAGGGCAGTTATAGGTTCTTGATGGGGAGAAGACTTCCTAGCATGGATAGATGACTAATGTGTGATTTTCTCTGAATGGGTGGAAGGACTTACGGAGACTGTTCTCATAAGGGGAAGACTGCAGTTATGTTTTTGTGCCCCCTCATTCTGTGTTCCTAAATGAAAAATGTTTGGAAAACATCAAGTTAAACAcccctaaaagaaagaaaaaaagtaaaaatgtggcTACATTGAACTAAATTATCATCAACAGATTCTTTGACCATTATTTAAGGGAGGATATCCTAAGCCTGAATTTCAAAGATAGTTGCAATTGGAAGAGCTTCCAGAGGACATAGTATATGCCTTCCTCCGGCGTTCTGAGcaaatgcttatttttatttttcttaagtgcGAAGTACCCCCATTATCTTTGTGAAGTGTTCTTGGTACTTCTAAGTATACTTGAGGAAGAAGAAAGCTCTTATTAAAACCTTTTAGCTAATATTGGTTTGATGGTGTACCAGCAGCCACTTTTC encodes:
- the ZFAND4 gene encoding AN1-type zinc finger protein 4 isoform X2, producing the protein MFKADLARAGILLLTTYSRGIGKIKVMDNKKEPPFFNEDNVGSFYYKLPFYDTMELFIETLTGTCFELRVSPFEAVISVKAKIQRLEGIPICQQHLIWNNMELEDDYCLNDYNISEGCTLKLVLAMRGGPINTRKVPVEDPLREMAEYLDSSREEVWEKTSCNKQVTFLVYREGDQLNFFRVVDRGDGTLTPLSESLSGGSVYNLYTDEDEETEPSPSGQQIIENSITMNKMKLLKAKMENMNLSKKPKKAVKVKPRPPLAPRPSSGSTAAARRRLLRVLPHIGQSCLPSPGNTYLPETSKNALSSLATLLPADKPISSITSDFLKEDDNWESNTLSHSNGSIKLPPQIPHVEFKNDKEFTDSVLHLGSSLSRRTEHFSGSLPSNNEDDTVLFPTTEPCVTEESLLPKVGSFASLTEGNSNEQQSSGLEGLWKVNPELLLTNGDKGLTATEQHLKHVARVLSGESVETTVLNHRELSPHKNRLLSPLRCSAPMSLHNSLVKPQRQPKCLESGNLQSSASQNVLRSLDVRNITDCSFSRTTRFRGVKVDSPGKRSDIISKVEARDITEMANKASKEPVGCVNNIGFLASLARSASRDSLQSTCGAGRLRASGIGLSTDLQHFQEESLRKSSPQLEPTDFFLSARGIGISGNNAAAGKKGNVLITCHL
- the ZFAND4 gene encoding AN1-type zinc finger protein 4 isoform X4, with the protein product MNKMKLLKAKMENMNLSKKPKKAVKVKPRPPLAPRPSSGSTAAARRRLLRVLPHIGQSCLPSPGNTYLPETSKNALSSLATLLPADKPISSITSDFLKEDDNWESNTLSHSNGSIKLPPQIPHVEFKNDKEFTDSVLHLGSSLSRRTEHFSGSLPSNNEDDTVLFPTTEPCVTEESLLPKVGSFASLTEGNSNEQQSSGLEGLWKVNPELLLTNGDKGLTATEQHLKHVARVLSGESVETTVLNHRELSPHKNRLLSPLRCSAPMSLHNSLVKPQRQPKCLESGNLQSSASQNVLRSLDVRNITDCSFSRTTRFRGVKVDSPGKRSDIISKVEARDITEMANKASKEPVGCVNNIGFLASLARSASRDSLQSTCGAGRLRASGIGLSTDLQHFQEESLRKSSPQLEPTDFFLSARGIGISGNNAAAGKKVGECTHHLPPVKAPVQTKKKTAKQCFLCGKKTGLATSYECRCGNNFCATHRYAETHGCTYDYKSAGRRHLQEANPVVNAPKLPKI
- the ZFAND4 gene encoding AN1-type zinc finger protein 4 isoform X1 yields the protein MFKADLARAGILLLTTYSRGIGKIKVMDNKKEPPFFNEDNVGSFYYKLPFYDTMELFIETLTGTCFELRVSPFEAVISVKAKIQRLEGIPICQQHLIWNNMELEDDYCLNDYNISEGCTLKLVLAMRGGPINTRKVPVEDPLREMAEYLDSSREEVWEKTSCNKQVTFLVYREGDQLNFFRVVDRGDGTLTPLSESLSGGSVYNLYTDEDEETEPSPSGQQIIENSITMNKMKLLKAKMENMNLSKKPKKAVKVKPRPPLAPRPSSGSTAAARRRLLRVLPHIGQSCLPSPGNTYLPETSKNALSSLATLLPADKPISSITSDFLKEDDNWESNTLSHSNGSIKLPPQIPHVEFKNDKEFTDSVLHLGSSLSRRTEHFSGSLPSNNEDDTVLFPTTEPCVTEESLLPKVGSFASLTEGNSNEQQSSGLEGLWKVNPELLLTNGDKGLTATEQHLKHVARVLSGESVETTVLNHRELSPHKNRLLSPLRCSAPMSLHNSLVKPQRQPKCLESGNLQSSASQNVLRSLDVRNITDCSFSRTTRFRGVKVDSPGKRSDIISKVEARDITEMANKASKEPVGCVNNIGFLASLARSASRDSLQSTCGAGRLRASGIGLSTDLQHFQEESLRKSSPQLEPTDFFLSARGIGISGNNAAAGKKVGECTHHLPPVKAPVQTKKKTAKQCFLCGKKTGLATSYECRCGNNFCATHRYAETHGCTYDYKSAGRRHLQEANPVVNAPKLPKI
- the ZFAND4 gene encoding AN1-type zinc finger protein 4 isoform X3; translated protein: MELEDDYCLNDYNISEGCTLKLVLAMRGGPINTRKVPVEDPLREMAEYLDSSREEVWEKTSCNKQVTFLVYREGDQLNFFRVVDRGDGTLTPLSESLSGGSVYNLYTDEDEETEPSPSGQQIIENSITMNKMKLLKAKMENMNLSKKPKKAVKVKPRPPLAPRPSSGSTAAARRRLLRVLPHIGQSCLPSPGNTYLPETSKNALSSLATLLPADKPISSITSDFLKEDDNWESNTLSHSNGSIKLPPQIPHVEFKNDKEFTDSVLHLGSSLSRRTEHFSGSLPSNNEDDTVLFPTTEPCVTEESLLPKVGSFASLTEGNSNEQQSSGLEGLWKVNPELLLTNGDKGLTATEQHLKHVARVLSGESVETTVLNHRELSPHKNRLLSPLRCSAPMSLHNSLVKPQRQPKCLESGNLQSSASQNVLRSLDVRNITDCSFSRTTRFRGVKVDSPGKRSDIISKVEARDITEMANKASKEPVGCVNNIGFLASLARSASRDSLQSTCGAGRLRASGIGLSTDLQHFQEESLRKSSPQLEPTDFFLSARGIGISGNNAAAGKKVGECTHHLPPVKAPVQTKKKTAKQCFLCGKKTGLATSYECRCGNNFCATHRYAETHGCTYDYKSAGRRHLQEANPVVNAPKLPKI